The genomic DNA GATCTAgaacattttctgctttttccgtTACCAATTTAGAGGACTGTACATCGTTGGAGtgcttaaaaaatgaaatctgTCCTTTTCTGTTTGATAAATGGATTGTTTTCACATGCTGATGGATGAGAACTTGTTAAGCTATCACTGCTGTAATCAATTACTCTTTTGATTACTGATCTCCAAATTTCCAAAATGTCTTAAAGTACATATAattaagaatgaaaaaaaatcaaatcatctcAAACCCTTAAAATCTCCCTATTTTAGTGATTAAGTCTGAAATGGGTGACTGAAAATATGCTCTTACAGTCTACATTGCCCCAAGACATGTCTTAAACATGGGAAATTGTTTGCAtgggtgtaaaaaaaacaaaactgttatGAAAAAAGTGTTATGAAAAAATCATGATACACACAAGGAGGTAATTGAAATCTTAAATCACATATGTAAATGTTCGCAGGCTTATCTGAATGAAGTGAAATGTGTGGACTCAAAGAGCACTGACAGTCACCTGGGAGCTCATCTGAATCATTATTACAAATCAAACAAGCTCCCAGCCATCAACAATCAATTGGTGTAAATTGAAAATGCTGTCTGTCTTGTTCTAACTTCAGATTTTTCTCCATAGTTTTCTTATCTCCTTAAAGACAGAGATTATCTACCCGGTCAAAACGTATGGGTCCTTCACTTGATTTATCGCTCATTTCTTCCTGGTTAATGCTCTGTGCTAAACAAGGGCCAAAAGCAGGTAGTTTTTTCTGTATGTTCTTTTGAATGATTTCCCTGTACAACTCAGTGCAGTGATGTACCTGTGATTTAGGTGCCCACAATGATCTtatcataaataaacaaatatgctCATGTTTAATTTACTGCAGAATGCTTAATCACAGCATATTAAATGTATAGATTTTCTGCCAACTATTGTTTGTCTCAATGAGGGCATCTAGAGGGCAGGTGAAGCTTTAAAAGGTAATAAACTGCCAAAGAATCAGGGCCAGGGGAGGGTATCTCTAGCTGAGTCTCTCCATCTTTTGCTGCTATGCCTTGTTTTTGAGTCCAGCAGACTGATAATGTTTTGGCAGTTTGAAATGATGCGTCACTACACCACTTGGAGTGTGGCTGGTGTACCAGTGGAGCAGTCAACCATGTAAGCTAGATGTGTAGAGTGAGGCAAACAGGCTATCACAAAGGAAGAGGTGCTTAACATGGACAAGACATAGTGGTTTTAACTGATCCTGGAGCTCAGAGGGGGCTTTATTTGGCTCTGTCACTATACTGACACAGAGCTGTTTTTCGGCCGCCTCTCCTTCCACTTAACCAGATAGTGACACTGGGTCCAGTAGAGCATGGCATTCCAAACTTTCCACTAGGACTACAAAAACAAGCTTTCTGAAAAACAGGAGAACCACATAGACCCTCATAGATCCGGTTTTTGTTGTGgtcagtggtaaaaaaaaaaccaaaacaaaaaaaaaaacctactgaGGGGTTGGGAGAAAACACAGATGTTCTGTATTATGGGAGGTTATTtgccagccccccccccccccaagaagTTACTGGTGGTAGCCAAGAGATAATCTGGCACATAAACACACCTTAAACAGAAAATTGTTATTTATACTTTGGTGTTTGTGTAGATCAAACGAACaagttaaaaatgttgtaatcAGTGATCATTTGGTGGATTTGTACGGAACCAGGCCATCTTTTTCCAGTCTTAAGGCTAAGCTAAGGTCTGCTGGCTCCAACTTGGTATTTAGAGATATAAGAATCTTTCTTCTCAACTGACTCTTGACAAgaaagccaaaatgtaaaattattgCTTTAAACTATTGATATCAGActataaaacactataaaaagTTAACAGCACAAACAGTAATGCaaattttttaaagaaattacagacaaacaaaacactgtgtAAAATGTCCTGTCAATGATATTTCATAAGTATCCTTTGTAAATTTCAAAGAGTTTGACCCACCTCATCCATCACTGAAGTGTTGTTGAGCAAAATAATAAATTCGTATTTGTTTAGAGGCCAATATCTTTTGCAGGACAGTTGaaaacaaatagaaatacacacatatgtagACAGACTCTTACATTCTAACCTGAAACCTGATACAGAACCACAGGTGTTAAAAGACAGAATAATTTacttcagctgcagcaggacTTTGAGCTCACCTTTTCATATTTGGCTAAGAGTCTGTTGCATTCACAGGTCAAATGACACAGTGGAATTTCTAATCCATGGCTCCAGGAATGCCTTTTATCTTTGACTGAGTTTGCTTGACTTAATCTTGGCTACCACTGACCAGAGATTACCCCATGGAACTGACTCTTCTCTGTTTTCTATCTTTGCTTGATAGAGTATATCCATAGTCTTAATTCTGGGTCCAAATAATTGACATACTGTAAAATATGGTGAATGAGAGTgagtttttaacagttttaagAAGTAGTGTGTAAAACTTCATTCCCACAGATAAAAATTAAGACATGACTGAACTTATACTTTGTGTCTTGTCCCCCCTTACATGTCACTGCAGGAGTTGGCCTGGCCACTGTTGTTATCTCCTTCGTCTTCTCCACGTACTACAATGTGCTCATGGCTTGGGCACTTTTCTATTTCTTTAACTCATTTGGAGCGACGCTACCATGGAAGTCTTGCAACAACACGTGGAATAATGTGGGAAACTGTTCCACCGGTTTCCCCGGCAACAACACCCACCTGCAGTCTGCCAGCCAGCAGTTCTTCGAGTGAGTTTAATGCATTTTCAGAAGCAGAATATTTAACATTGATTAGAGCTTTGGTCTAGACTGAAATATCACGACTATAAGATGGGTTGTCATTACATTTTGCACAGACATTGATGATCTCCAGGAGATAAGTCCAAGCAACTTTGACCCCCTGCCTTTTCACCCAGTGTCATCATTAAAGATCAAAACTTCAAGTCTGTCCAATACTGTGGTTTATCACCAATTACCAGAAAAACAAATGGCATTCTCAGCCTCAGCTGTGCTTTGTGGGTAGTGTTAATTATCAAATGTTTGCATGCTAACATGCCAAAACAAGATAGTGAACACTGTAAACCATATACCTgcttaacatcagcatgtttgcATTGGCAGGATGCTAGcttgctgatgttagcatttagctcaaagcaatTAGCAATAACTACAACATCACAGAGCTGCTATAATGGCTGTaaattgtcttgtttttctgtgttacaTTTAATGCAAGGACCAGCCCTAAAATGACATACTGTTTTGCTTAAGGATGGGAATATCTTGTTATTTGTTTTCCAGTCTCAAACTTCTGGAGAAAACTGATGGCATTGAAGAAGCTGGTGGCCTTCGCTGGGAAATATTTGGCTATCTCATTATTGCCTGGGTCTTTGTGTATTTATGCATATTTAAAGGCGTCAAATCCACTGGCAAGGTCAGAACAGATCTCCTCTTCTGCATGATATGGTTATGcatggtgatgataatgattaATTTCGAgtccatgtttttttattgtttggaaATTCAATTGCACACAGCGAGAGGTTTACAGAGTTCATAGTCATAGTCTATTGTCTGAAGGCTAAGTaagtatttcacattttacataAAGTGAACATCTCagataaaatgcatcatatttctgctttttgcctgcaagtgttttttctttaccAGAAGAGTTTTGGAGTTGCATATCAAAACACATTACTTTATAGCTTTGTGTGATATACTGAGATTAACTAGCTAACTAGTTTTAATGTGATGAAATAACCTCGAAACCAAAACATAAATCATTGTTCTTTGTTTCACTCAACAAACTACAGTAGCTCTAACTATCTGTTGCCACGTCAACTGCACAACCAAACCACATGTCAACTAATTTCTGCTTTCCACTGATTGTGTCACACAGGTTGTATATTTCACTGCCGTATTTCCGTACTTCATCCTGTTTGCCCTGCTCATTAATAATGTGCAGCTTCCTGGAGCCAAGAAGGGTATCCTGTACTTTTTGACACCTGTCTGGAGCAAACTGTTTGAAGTTAAGGTGGGACATGatcaaaagaacaaaagaataatattaaaaaataggTTACACATTGACAGGAGACAATTAATGCCAACTTATTAAGGTTTAAATCAAATTGTTATTTCCTACTGCAGAGATTGTTACATTTCACAGCTAACTTGTCTGTACATTGGAGACAGTTGGGAATTTAAAAAGAATATCAAAAAAGAAGAATCTTGTGTTTACTCAAGGTTCAGCAAAAGCCAGAACTGCAAGAGCAAAGAGGGGAAGAGATTATTGTTGCAATGAACTCAGTAAAATGCTTAGGTTGTACACATAAAGGGCAActtagaaagagaaaaaaattggCTTTGAAGATTTATGAACAGCTGGCAGACCCAAAATTTCAGGACAGGAAGCCAATAAAAACTGAGGGAAAAATATTCTAGTGAGGTACTGGCTCACAGGCACACGTGAAAAGGAAAGAATGGACAGGCACATGCTCATAACTTAGATACACAAATTTCATCTTAGAAAGATCAATGTTTAGGCCATCTTTAAGATATCAGAGATTTATGTTTCAGGATGCATCCGGAGTGAGGCTGcttagatagatggatagatggatagatggatagatagatagattttattGTCCCATGGGGAAATTtgttttcacaatctgtcagAAACACCACTGAACGcgaacaatatacacacacccGCTGTACAAACACCACCAAACGTTGggaacacataaatacacacagactgtACAAACACCACTAAACATGAGCAACATGACACACATCACACTCAGGAGGGCTGGGTCCATAGAGCTAAACTAGAGGAACAGCTTCCCAAAATCCAGTGCAGGAGCTTCAAATCTCCCAGAATATAGCTGGGTCTTGACCCCTTAACCTCTTAAAAACCATTGAGAAGCTCCCTGATACAGTCAAAATACAAATTCAGTAAATAGCTCATGTCAAATCACCAAAACTTCTCAAACAGAAAAGGCAGAAGGTTAATCTTCATGTTCTCCTTTATCTCTAACACAGGTTTGGGTTAATGCAGCTGCCCAAGTGTTTAACTCCCTTGGGATTGCTTTTGGTTCCATGATTTCGATGTCTAGTTACAACAAgttcaacaacaacattatCAGGTAAAGTTAGTGTAGTTGTACTATGTCTTATgtgatactgtatgtttttccCAATCCTGTTTATTTGTTGAGATTGCTTATTACAGAGTACTAAGGAGTTTCTGGGACTACcatattaatattatacatGCCAGAATTACCAACATCTTCATTGGATAAAGCTAACAATTTGATATCATACCTACATTTCAGGCATGAGGTTTGAAATTAGTGGTAGAAATATTCATTCAATGCCATCTCCCCTCTTTCAAAGAAGTTTGGGTTCAGATattgaatgaaaaataacagaagtagaaacaatacaaacactgttgTGCCTCTGTTTTGAAACTTGGGAATGGAGCTGGACAAAGCTACAAAATGATAGTCCAGTACAAGTCCAATGTCAGGCAAGACAGCAAATACATATTCAATTAAGTAAACATTTTGCAGAGTCAGGTTCCATCATGTGTCCTTATGAAAGAGGACACAAGATGGATAGCAAGTGCACATCAACAACTATTTTGGCTGTCTGACAAAAAGTGCCCCTACCAAAGTTAAAACTAAACCATTGGATAAATGTGGAAAACACTTCTAgtatcaaactctgcacatgcatcattgTGCTCAGTCAGGCTCAAACATCCAGctgaagaaacaagaaaaacacatttttgcctGCAGGGTGACTTTTAAAATACTATAAATTCCAAGTTTGCATTGTAAGACTAGCTTCCAGATGACTGTTCAGCTCACAACAGATTGTTTGTCTTAAATATCTCCATTTTTggttattttctttctaaatgtACTTTGTTTACTGCATTGCTATGCACTTCAGCCGCTGCATGTGCTTTCTAAGAAGGTTACTCCCAAACAAGAACTAAAATGAACCCTGTCCATTAAACTCACCATTAGTCCACTAGTAACTTTGACAGGTTTTAAGACAGTATATGCACCACTGAAGGCTGCAACCGCCTGTTGGTCTGTGGGAGAAAACAGACCAGAAAACCTCAACTGCCAACCTAGtctattatttgtttattatttactttgtttgatatttttgctttaatttgtgATATTTAAAACTACCATTGGCAAACTGGGAGTTTGGTTAAATGTCATAAAAGCTTAAACTAgccattttgtgtttttattttcctgagATTCCTGGATGCTGGAACTGcaatgaaattgaaattgtttattttgtctttcctccttcccagAGATGCTTTGATTGTAACGGTAGCCAACTCGTTCACGAGTTTGCTGGCTGGATTTGTGATCTTCTCAGCTATTGGCTACATGGCTCACATACACCACCTCCCAGTGAACAACATATCTACCGGTGGTAGGTATAGGAAGACAGAATAGTAGACTTGTTATGTAAAGTATAAAATGCATGATGTCAGGATGTTACAGAAATAGAGAGGGACACACAAATAGATCCCAAAATCTGCTGACTTCTGcacaagtttgtttttcttttcatcctcctgGGAGTGTTCTTCCTTTTTCCCATGGAAAAACGAGACACAGCCACAGACATCATGATGTGCACACCCACACTGAATAAGTCCAAGTGTGGAGATCACTCATGGATAAACAATTTCTTAAAGCAGCACTTCACGATATTACACATGGTTGTCAGTTTACTTGTCATACGATGTACGCAGTTGTACATTATCTGTGGTTTTAAGTTTTCCAAAGTCAAAAATATTATCTTGGCTTGGCCTTGAAACCTAATATTCTTTACAGGAAAGTCCCACAAAGTTGTGTAATTTGTAAGAAACTGGCATTTAGGAGGCATGGAGGTCTAATTAAAGACGCTATTAAAGCAATGGTTCAGcttaatttcgacctagcgtcatatgcaccattacatctatctaaacaccgcgtcagcccttttttttcatttggtcgcaaattagtggtgttagagccatcagccaaatggcttagtacaggcgctaatggaaccaacagtgtatctcgtaaatgaccccactaataatgcctggattgttatcaaacttctacagtagtacaaatagggtctttactcataagtacatgcattggaaagtttgtaagtacaccaggagtttattaaaataaactcttACCTGAtgacttttactctgctgctactgctaaaggcTGTATACATCGTTGAAATCTCATacaatcactgaaatactgtgtggtcgtgtgagatcccgcacagagcaCATCGAATGTGAAGTTTATTATCTTTTTATGACACTAGATTTCTATAATGAAATGCAGTTTGTAGTCTATTTTTACTGCTCAGTATAACTATTTTTTTATAGTGGAATGCCTAGAGTGAATTGAGGAGTCTCACAGCCTGAGGAGAAAAGCTGCTCTGTAGTCTGGTGGTACAACAATGGATGGAATTTTGCATTCATAAGTTTCCTTAAGAAATACAGTCGTTTTATAGGCATAACTGCAACATGAACAATACTGTAGTGAGGTGTAAAGCATTTAACCAAAGATGCCAGATATCAGAGGGCAGTGGATTACAAAAAACACAGCACTTTGAGGAAAAAACAAcccaacaaacaaaacaacaaaacaaagtgaGTTTTGGTAACCAAATGCTTTAATAACATCTGAACTGAAGCTTTGTCAGTTAAGTAATGCATTATTGAAAACAGAGACAACTTGTGTTCAGCCTCTAGGTCAGATGAAAATCCTTTGAAATGGATGATCAACACACTGTATCACTGTCAGCATAAATGGTGACTAACTTGTGATCCGACCAGAAAATGTGATTTGCTGATAACTGCTTACATTTCCTTCAGAAGAGTCATCTTTATTAATACTGTGTGGACTTGATTGGCCATTCAACATACTCTATTGTCGAACTCTATTTTCCTCCTGAACCTTTTGAAAACCAACACTTTGAAATAATTTCAGTGGCTGAGGTTCAGGACAGTCCGATGTGGAAGATTAGCAGATTAGTTAATGATTAATCCAAACTTAAATTCGTTTAAAGGTAAAGACTAGGCATGCATGATTTTGAAACGTGTAACTACACAACAATAATGGTATTGTATATGTTTAAATTTTAATACAAGATTCAAGATTGaagatttctttatttagtcctgaaggaaatttgtcttggaccaTACGGGCTGCTACAGTACATATAAcacaaaacatgacaagaaagaaaaagactagTGCACTAGTGCTAACAGTGCATTGACATAAGGTGCATACATTGCATCACATTACAGAATGGAAGCCCCTCGTTAACGGCCTGAGTTTAACAGAGCAATAGATAATGGGATGAATGAAAACTTATATCTGTTCAGgtatcttttcttgtttttaactGGAACTCTGTAACATCTGCCAGAGGGTAGCAGTACGTATTCTGAATTCAAGACATGAGAGGGGTCGGCAATTATTTTCTTAGCCTGTCTAAGTACAGTTTCCTCAAATATTGCCTGGAGGGTAGGGTGCTCCCTCACCCCCATCATTTTCAAAGCAGTGTGGGCTAGTCTGTTGATTTGAGACTTTGACTTCACAGTTACGTTGCCAATACTCACTAGAAACAAGATAATTCACTTGATGaatattttttaactgtgttgCAAAGACAGTGTACAGATGAAAGTCTCTGGATTTAATATGTACGAGGTAAAACTATCCTGTACTCCATCTTCCTCCAGTAGCTGTAACTTATAgcttaatttattatttattgaccGTAGCGCGTAAGTATTGTTTTGCCATGTCACATTGTCCCCCTGTGAAACAGTATCCAGTGGTGCTCTTTAACACTTTATGAAACTAGTATTTGTGTACAGAAGCTACTCGGGGTTGTTACTGTGTTGGTCACCAGCATTATGCTAGTTTAACTGTTGGTGGTGTTTTGTATGCTGTAGTTTCAGTGAATGGTTATAGTTATCACTTTGCAACATCTGTTGTTTTACACAGTCATGAGTTGAATTGTGCATATAGTATACTTGCCTCCAgtgtcattttgtaaattaactTCTACTAAACAATACTACTAAACAATACCTGTGTTTGGGCTAAATTAGGACAGTAAAGGCCTAAATTAGGACAGTAACAGTCCTAATTTAGCAATAAAATTACATAATTGTCGTTTTTACACCTCAGTATTTGcattgcatttattttacttcAGAATTTTCTTTAGTGATTTTAACACTAGAGTGGTCACATAATACATTCAGGTGCATAGTTGAGTTACAGCAACAGTAACAGAGTACTGAAGGAAGGTTCCAGCTTAAATCCCACCCACCAGAACACCCTAGATTcacccacccaaaaaaaaacaaaaaacccataAAAGGGTAACACACTCATACCCAGGCACACCAAGGGACTCGCAAAcaatataaagtaaagtaaacacATAAGTAAGTGCTCAAAAGGGAGAGGGGGAATAAAGGGGGAGAGGGGCAGTACTCAGACATTTTCAGCATCAATAGTTAGGGAGTCTACATGGTTTACAAAAGGTTGCCACATCTCATAGAATGTACATAAGGAACCCTTGAGGGAGAACCTTATCTTCTCCAAGGTGATACATTGTAGCATTTCATGGATCCATTTATTGTGAGTAGGAGGGGAGGCATGAGTCCATTTATGGAGGATGAGCCTTCGTGCAAGTAAGGAAGAAAATGCAATAATGTGCTGTGAGGACTTACACAGGCCATGTGTGGGGGAGATGCCGAAGAAGACCACAAGGGGTTCTGGGTTTATGGTTTGGCCTATAACGTCACTAACTGTTATGAATATTGCAGACCAGTATTCTGATAGTCGTAGACATGTCAGAAACATATGAATGTAATCAGCAAGGAAGCCTTTACGTCTATTAAACTCATCTGTTCTGTCGGGGTAGATTTTGGCTAGCCTAGCATTAGTGAGATGGACTCTGTGCAAAATTTTACATTGCAGCAGGCCATGCCTTGCGCATATGGAGGAAGTGTGTATGCGGTTTAATATTCGTTTCCAGCACTCATCAGATAGTGAGGACCCATGGTCCCGGGCCTAGGCAGCCCTTAGGGAAGGCAGTTGGTTTTGTGACAATGTGTGAACGTGATTATAAACAATTGTCATGAGGCCTTTTCGTCTGGTGCTGAGAGATAGGAGTTGGTCAATCATTGTTTCTGGGGGGCGATTTGGAAATTGAGGATAGAGGGACTTCACAAAGTGTCTAATTTGAAAAAAGCGGAACAGGTGTGCGTTTGGAAGGTTAAACTTAGCTGACAGGTCTGCAAAGGAGGGAAAAGTATCCTCAATTAAAGAGATCTTTGATAAAGTGGAGGCCTTTTCCAGACCAAGATATAAAGGCTGTGTCAGGGCAGGAGCGAGAAAATAAGTGATTGTGATAGATTGAGGAGAGAATGGAGGGAGAGTGTAGGCCAAAGGTTTTCCTGAATTGGGTCCAAATCATCAATGTGTTTGTAACAACAGGATTAGAGCTGATTCACTTAGCGGTGATGGGCAATTGGTAGCAGACTACCGACCAAAGTGAGGAGCGTGAAGACGAAGTCTTAAGCCTGGCCCACTATGGGTATTCATCTTGTGTGTTGTAGGTGGACCAGTAGAGGAGTTTAATGATGTTGCAAGCCCAGTAATAATAGCGAAAATTAGGGAGCCCCAACCCGCCCTTAGATTTTGGAAGATAAAGCGCTGATCGACTGATCAGCTAAATATTTACTATGCAGGTATGAGCGTGCTATCAATCTGAAGCAAATAAgtatatttctcaaaatgtgtaactattcctttaagaggTTCCAACAAAATCTCTATTGTTAGAGCAACTGTtcaaatgtgtatatttatgtacaTTTCCATTATATAGTTAGCACTAATGATACTTACTGTATAATGTTTCAGGTCCTGGTCTGGTGTTTGTTGTTTACCCTGAAGTCCTCTCCACCATGCCCGTCTATCAGCTGTGGgctcctctgttcttctttatGCTGCTGTGTCTCGGCCTGGACAGCCAGGTAAATATCTCTGAAGTAAAAACGGTGTccgatgggggaaaaaaatatctgTGAAGATACACAATCACAAATTGTTCTTTTGGCAATAAAACTCTTGAGCGTTTTAACTTGTTTCTGTAGAGAATATTCCCACATGCGTATCAAAAACTTGAAGtaagagagattttttttcagaCTTCAGTATTTCATGATGAAAGCATACTCAAAGCAGAACAAGTGTTGTAATTTCTTAAAAGGCAAAAGATTAGGAAATATTTCTTTCCACTTGTGTCACAAATGTGTAGACCATTTGTCAATAACTGTCTACCAACAGGTGTACCACCTTTTGCCTATAATCTTGAAAATGattatacacactcacatacaaatTGGGAATCTTGCATGATCAGTGCCCTGCTTTGTCAGCCTTGAGGCAGAAACAGACTACTAGTATAACAGTACAATCAGAGGTACCCTAGgatgatgtgttttttgtgtcttttttccccctttgacTTTTGAGTTTAAGCTGATTTACATTGTATCTCAAAGCTGATTACTAAAGTATTGGCTAGTGTTCTTACATCTCTCTAATTTAAGCgtaattaatgtattttaaattatcAGGTAAATTATGCAAAGTATTGGAATAAGTAgctatacatacagtacattctaTGTAATCTTCAGTAGGTGAATTTGCTTCTTTTTCATTGTGGAAACAAATATCAAAATGACCAAAgatatatctatctttctgCACATCCAGTATTCCAAACATACTCATATTCACACAGTTTTAAGGCTTACATTCATCACTTGCAGCTATGTTTGGTCATGTTTGCTTTTACTCACATCTGTTTCCTTTGTCATGGTTACTGAGCTCATCAGACAGCCTCATTATTGCGCTCCCAAACGAGTTTGTAAGCATAGTCATTACTGGacaaaagggattttttttaatgttacaaCCTCAGACTTAAAACTGTGTTGTCTGTGTGCTGCAGTTTGCCACAGTTGAGGTGGCTGTGACATTCATAAAGGATGAGTTTGGCCACAAAATAATGGGTTTCCTAAAGAGAGAAGAGCTGCTGACCCTGGCTGTGTGCATCATCTGCTTTCTCCTTGGGCTTCCACATGTTACTCAGGTAAGACCCTGGTAGCTTTCAGATTATAGCCTACGTGTGGCAACAGTCATCACTAGTGACAGTTCTTTTGTCCCTTCagacattctctctctcttcttctcccttgTGCACAGGGAGGTATCTATGTGTTTCAGCTGATGGACCACTACACAGCTGTGGTTTCCCTTGTGTTCCTGGCTTTCTTTGAAGTTGTAGCCGTATGCTGGCTCTTCGGTAAGATCCAAAGAAAGTTCAAAGGCTCAAGCACACTTGCACTGCTCACATAGTACCTGCTTTAAGACCACTAAGCCACCAGAACATGCTGTGGGTGTCCAAAAGTCTGTTTTAGTTACTTAGTCAGGACTTGTCTTTTTTCATTAGGTGTCCCACGCCTCTCTTTAATGATTAAGAGGATGCGAGGAAGAACTGCAAACATCTACTTTCGCATCTGTTGGTTGCTGCTCTGTCCCATGTTGGTGCTGGTGAGATCCTGTTTGAACTgtctaaataaatcatgtatttgTGTTCTAAACAACAAACTTGATCAAATAAGATAAATGCAGAGCGATGGCGTAGCAACGGTGTCGCTCtgacgcagaagcataaatcagccttgagaggacgttcctgtaaaggtcccgcctccaGAAACGGGGCTTATGTTTGTGATTTGGAGCTATGTCCTACTGATAGTAAATTTGTAATTTACAATGACTgcaaagcagcataataaatatggcagtgccatattggcacttttttccatactttaagttgaagttgttctcttattttgcagtg from Scomber japonicus isolate fScoJap1 chromosome 9, fScoJap1.pri, whole genome shotgun sequence includes the following:
- the si:ch211-225b11.1 gene encoding sodium- and chloride-dependent GABA transporter ine isoform X2 encodes the protein MVFLCGIPLLVMEFTIGQYTRLGPVHALVKICPLLKGVGLATVVISFVFSTYYNVLMAWALFYFFNSFGATLPWKSCNNTWNNVGNCSTGFPGNNTHLQSASQQFFDLKLLEKTDGIEEAGGLRWEIFGYLIIAWVFVYLCIFKGVKSTGKVVYFTAVFPYFILFALLINNVQLPGAKKGILYFLTPVWSKLFEVKVWVNAAAQVFNSLGIAFGSMISMSSYNKFNNNIIRDALIVTVANSFTSLLAGFVIFSAIGYMAHIHHLPVNNISTGGPGLVFVVYPEVLSTMPVYQLWAPLFFFMLLCLGLDSQFATVEVAVTFIKDEFGHKIMGFLKREELLTLAVCIICFLLGLPHVTQGGIYVFQLMDHYTAVVSLVFLAFFEVVAVCWLFGVPRLSLMIKRMRGRTANIYFRICWLLLCPMLVLCILTSSIIQYTPVHYGKYKYPVWAEWVGWGVSLVSIIWVPLGAIHELYRNKGSLLQRLKTAMTPTIDLDTEDPLPEKQNLDNPASEALFTSVA
- the si:ch211-225b11.1 gene encoding sodium- and chloride-dependent GABA transporter ine isoform X1, which produces MEVKAETSKIPSDEREFPLRPMDLKVIAEKTADAGAQRPTWSRRLEFILATVGYAVGLGNVWRFPYLCYSSGGGAFLVPYLIMVFLCGIPLLVMEFTIGQYTRLGPVHALVKICPLLKGVGLATVVISFVFSTYYNVLMAWALFYFFNSFGATLPWKSCNNTWNNVGNCSTGFPGNNTHLQSASQQFFDLKLLEKTDGIEEAGGLRWEIFGYLIIAWVFVYLCIFKGVKSTGKVVYFTAVFPYFILFALLINNVQLPGAKKGILYFLTPVWSKLFEVKVWVNAAAQVFNSLGIAFGSMISMSSYNKFNNNIIRDALIVTVANSFTSLLAGFVIFSAIGYMAHIHHLPVNNISTGGPGLVFVVYPEVLSTMPVYQLWAPLFFFMLLCLGLDSQFATVEVAVTFIKDEFGHKIMGFLKREELLTLAVCIICFLLGLPHVTQGGIYVFQLMDHYTAVVSLVFLAFFEVVAVCWLFGVPRLSLMIKRMRGRTANIYFRICWLLLCPMLVLCILTSSIIQYTPVHYGKYKYPVWAEWVGWGVSLVSIIWVPLGAIHELYRNKGSLLQRLKTAMTPTIDLDTEDPLPEKQNLDNPASEALFTSVA
- the si:ch211-225b11.1 gene encoding sodium- and chloride-dependent GABA transporter 1 isoform X3, which translates into the protein MGPSLDLSLISSWLMLCAKQGPKAGVGLATVVISFVFSTYYNVLMAWALFYFFNSFGATLPWKSCNNTWNNVGNCSTGFPGNNTHLQSASQQFFDLKLLEKTDGIEEAGGLRWEIFGYLIIAWVFVYLCIFKGVKSTGKVVYFTAVFPYFILFALLINNVQLPGAKKGILYFLTPVWSKLFEVKVWVNAAAQVFNSLGIAFGSMISMSSYNKFNNNIIRDALIVTVANSFTSLLAGFVIFSAIGYMAHIHHLPVNNISTGGPGLVFVVYPEVLSTMPVYQLWAPLFFFMLLCLGLDSQFATVEVAVTFIKDEFGHKIMGFLKREELLTLAVCIICFLLGLPHVTQGGIYVFQLMDHYTAVVSLVFLAFFEVVAVCWLFGVPRLSLMIKRMRGRTANIYFRICWLLLCPMLVLCILTSSIIQYTPVHYGKYKYPVWAEWVGWGVSLVSIIWVPLGAIHELYRNKGSLLQRLKTAMTPTIDLDTEDPLPEKQNLDNPASEALFTSVA